GCTGCTTCACGGTGTATTTGCCGGAGTCGGAACTGATGGCGGGGGTGGAGTCGGATGCACGCGCGCCTGCGGTTGGGCAAGTGGAATTGGATCCCCCCCGGCATCGCGTCCTTCGACGGTCGGGCCCCGCGCCCGATTTTTACCTCGCCGGGAGCGCCGGGGTTGAATCTCTGGCACCGATCAAACGGGGGGCGCGGCTGGGAGTCGCCGATGGGGGGGATCGGGCGCTGCTTCCAGTGAGGGAAGGGTGAAGGGGGGTTAGTTGGGCCCCGAGGGCGCTTCGGATGTGGGAAGCTCGGTCGAGTCGGCCTTTTCATCTTCCCCGAGGACGGGAGCGATGGCCTGCAGTTTGTCGCCGTCATCCAGGTTGATGAGTTTGACGCCCATGGCGATGCGGCCTGTTTCCCGAATGTGATTGACGCCGATGCGCACCATTTGGCCGGCGGAAGTGATCAGCATGATTTCGTCGTTTTCCTTGACGGTGAGGGCGCCGGCGATTCCACCGGTTTTTTCGCCGGTTTTCATGGTGATGACGCCTTTGCCGGCGCGCGACTGAAGCGGGTAAGCGTCAAACCCGGTACGCTTTCCGACGCCATTTTCACCCGCCACGAGCAGGGTGGAGTCCGATTCGACCAGGGCGAGGGCGACGACGCGGTCTGAGCCTTCGAGGTTGATGCCGCGCACACCACCGGTAGCCCGGCCCATGGGACGGACATCCTCCTCGGAAAAGCGAATGCTCATGCCATCGTGGGTAATGAGCAGCACTTCGCTGGCGCCTGAGCTGAGTTTGACATCGATGAGTCTGTCGCCGGATTCGATATTGATGGCGATGATGCCGTCCTTGCGAATATTGGCGTACTCGTCGAGGGAGGTCTTTTTGACGGTGCCCTGTTCGGTGGCAAAAAGGAGGAAGCCGGGTTGTTGCCAGGTGGTGTCCTCGCGCTGCGGGCCGGTTTTGGCCACGATACGGATCAGGGCGGCGACCTTCTCCTGGGGGCGGAGTTCAAGGAGGTTGGCGATGCTGCGGCCTTTGGCGGCGCGGCCCATGTCCGGGATTTCGTGCACGCGTTCCTGATAGACGCGTCCGGTGTTTGTGAAGAAAAGAAGGTAATCGTGAGTGCTGGCGGTGAAGAGGTGCTCGATGAAGTCAGTTTCCTCACCTTCGACGGCGCTGCCCTCCCGGGTTGCCATGCCAATGACGCCTCGTCCTCCGCGGCGCTGGGCGCGGTAGGAACTGATGCTGGTCCGTTTGACGAGGCCGTTGTGGGTGAGGGTGATGATGACCGCCTCGTTGGCGATGAGATCTTCGATGGCGATGTCGCCTTCGTCGGGCACGAGTTCGGTGCGGCGAGGGGTGGCGTGTTTTTCTTTGATGACGAGGAGTTCCGACTTGATGATCCCCATGACGCGACTTTCGCGGGCGAGCGTGTCGAGCAGGTCCTTGATCTTCTCGAGCAACTCCGCGTATTCGGCTCGGACTTTGTCGATTTCCAGGCCGGTTAAACGGTAGAGTTGGAGTTCCAGGATGGAGTCCACCTGGCGGTCGGACAGCGAATAGAAACCGGAGGCGACGCGTGCTTCGGAGCGGATGAACAATCCCCAGGCCTCGACTTGCTGGCGGCTCCATTCGAAAGCGAGCAGTTTGATTTTCGCTTCCTCGCGATTGCGGGAGCCGCGGATGATGCGGATGAATTCGTCGAGATTGCGGAGGGCGCAGAGGTAGCCTTCGAGGATTTCGGCGCGCTCCTCGGCTTTGCGCAATTCGAAGCGGGTGCGGCGGAGGATGACCTCCCGGCGGTGATCAATGTAGCACTGGATGATCTCGCGCAGGTTGAGCGTTTTGGGGCGTCCATGGTCGATTGCGAGCAAATTGACGCTGAAGCTGACCTCCATCTGGGTGTGTTGATAGAGGTTGTTGATGACGACTTTGGCGATGGCGTCGCGTTTGAGTTCGAGCACGAGCCGGCAATGCTCGTCGGACTCGTTTCGCATGCCGGAAATCTCGGGAATGATCTTTTCGTTGACCAAACCGGCGATCTGTTGTTCGAGGGCGGCCCGGTTGACGTTGTAGGGGATTTCCGTGATGACGAGTTGTTCGCGACCTCCCTTCATCTGTTCCATCACGATTTTGCCGCGGAGCTTCAGGCTGCCGCGTCCCGTGTTGAAGTAATTGCGAATGCCCTCGAGGCCGCAGACGATGCCGCCCGTGGGGAAGTCGGGGCCCTTGATGAAAGCCATCAGTTCAGGGATGGTGATTTGGGGGCGGTCCACTTGGGCGCAGATGGCATCAATGGCCTCCCCCAGATTATGAGGCGCCATGTTGGTGGCCATGCCGACGGCGATCCCGGTGCCCCCGTTGACGAGCAGATTCGGGAAGGCGGCGGGAAAGACCACCGGCTCGGTGAGGCGTTCGTCATAGTTGGGGACAAAGTCCACCGTGTCCTTGTCCATATCCTGGAGCAAGGCCGCGCCGAGGTGGGTTAACCGAGCCTCGGTATAACGCATGGCGGCGGGGGGGTCGTCCTCGACCGATCCGAAGTTGCCCTTGCCGTCCACGAGTTTCTCGCGCATGGCCCAGGGTTGGGCCATATGGACGAGGGTGGGGTAGATGACGGCTTCGCCGTGGGGGTGGTAATTTCCGGAGGTATCGCCGCAAATCTTGGCGCACTTGATGTGTTTGCGTCCGGGGAACAAGGAAAGGTTCTCCATGGCGAAGAGAATTCTTCGCTGGGAGGGCTTGAGCCCGTCGCGGGCATCGGGGAGAGCCCGCGAGATGATCACCGACATGGAGTAGTCGAGGAAGGAGTTCTTGATCTCGTCCGCGACGTTGATCTTGGTGATCTTCTCGTGTTGAGTGTAGATGGAGGTGGGGTTGCCGGGGGGCGGGGGAGGGGCGCCGGGGACCGGGGGTGGGTTGTCGTCGGGCATGGAAAATAAAGGATTCGGGCGGGGCGGGGTTAGACGTCGAGATTGCGCACGTTGAGCGCGTTGTCTTCGATAAACTGGCGGCGGGGTTCAACGTCATCGCCCATGAGCTTGGTAAACATGTCTTCGGCCTCGATGGCGTCGGTGAGGTCGATGCGGAGCAGCTTTCGTTTGGCCGGGTCCATGGTCGTCTCGAAGAGCTCCTTGGCATCCATTTCACCCAACCCTTTGAATCGGTACATTTGGATGCCCTTTTTGCCCACGGCCTTCACGTGGGTGAGGATGTCGGGGATGCTGAACAGCGGGGTGACGACGGAGCGGTCTCCTTCCCCTTCGATCAATTCGAAGAGGGGTTTGTCCTGGGCCGAGAAATGTTCCACTTGGAGCCCTTTTTGGGCCAGGGATTTGAAGAGCTCGGCGACTGCTTTGCTTTCATGTTGAAGGTGGCAGTACTTGGCGCGGCGGATGGGACCTTCGCGTTTCTTTTCGAGGAAGTCGGTGTCGGTCCCGAACAACTCCGGCTGCGAGGCTTTGTATTCGTCCACTTCGCCATTGGAAACAAAGTAGAGCGTGGTTTCCTCGTTTCCCTCGCGAACCTTGATGAGGTGTTCGGGGAAATCTCCCTGGGGAGACCGATGTTCGACGTAAGCGGTGAAATCGCCTCCTTGCCGGCGGATGAAGGTGGCGTGTTTGTCCAGCGATTCGAGCAACTCCAGGACTTCTTGGAGGTTTCGTTCCGTGAGCTCGCGTCCATCGGCGAGGTTCTTAAGCCGGACTTCTTCGGAAGCGATCTGGATGAGGATGCGGTTCAATTGAACATCATCGTCCACGTACTCGGTTCGTTTCTTGCGGGCGATGGAGTAGAGCGGGGGTTGGGCGATGTAGACGAAGCCGCGGTTGATGAGTTGCGGCATCTGCCGGTAGAAGAAGGTGAGGAGAAGCGTGCGGATGTGCGAGCCGTCCACATCGGCGTCCGTCATGATGATGACTTTGTGGTAGCGGAGTTTTTGGAGATCGAAAGCCCCTTCGCCCTCGCCATTGCCGATGCCCGTGCCGATGGCGGTGATCATGGTGCGGATTTCGTTGTTTTGGAGCACCTTGTCCAGTCTGGCTTTCTCGACGTTGATGAGTTTGCCGCGGATGGGGAGGATGGCTTGGAATCGGCGGTCGCGGCCTTGCTTGGCGGAGCCGCCGGCGGAGTCGCCCTCGACGATGAAGAGTTCGGTGTTGACCGGGTCACGATCGGAGCAATCGGCGAGTTTGCCCGGAAGGCCGCCGCCGGTGAGGGCGGACTTGCGGACGGCTTCGCGGGCCTTGCGGGCCGCTTCGCGTGCGCGGGCGGCATTAAGGGCTTTATCGAGGATTCGTTTGGCGACGGCGGGGGTGCCGTCGAAATAGGACATCAATCCCTCGTAAGCCACCGAACCCACGACGCTTTCGACCTCGGGGGAGATGAGTTTGACTTTCGTTTGGGACTCGAACTTCGGGTCGCTGTGTTTGACGGAAATGACGGCGGTGAGACCTTCCCGAACATCGTCGCCGGTGATCTGGGGATCCTTTTCCTTCAGCAGTTCATTGGATCTTGCGTACTGATTGATGGCGCGGGTGAGGGCGCTGCGGAAGCCGGACAAGTGCGCTCCGCCGTCGGGATTGTGGACGGTGTTCGTGTAGCAGAGGACCTGGTCCGAGTAGCTGTCGTTGTATTGAAGGACGACATCGACATAGATTTCGACTTCTTTGTCGGGGGTGGCGACCTTGGACTCTTTGCGGAAGACGATGGGTTTGGGGTGGATCGTTTCTTTGTTCTTATTGAGTTGCTTGACGAACTCCTCGATGCCGTCTCTGAAGAAAAAGGTTTCGGTTTTGGATTCGGCGGCGCGTTCGTCGGTGAAGGAGATCTTGAGGCCGGAGTTCAGGAAGGCGAGTTCGCGCAACCGGGTGGTGATGTGATCGGCTTTGTATTCGGTGGTCTCTTTGAAGATCTCGCGGTCTGGAAGAAAGGTAATGAGAGTACCGGTGCCTTTGGCTTTGCCGATGACCGCCAGTTTCTTCAGGGTCTTGCCCCGTTCGAACTCCATGTGGTGGATCAAACCGTCGCGGGAAACCTCGACTTCAAACCATTCGCTGACGGCGTTCACGCATTTGGCGCCGACACCATGGGTGCCCCCGGAAAATTTGTATCCTCCCTGGCCGTACTTGCCGCCGGAATGCAGCGTGGTGAGAACGAGTTCGACTCCCGGAATGTGGTATTGGGGGTGGATATCAACGGGAATCCCACGTCCGTTGTCTCGAATGGAAATGGAGCCGTCCACATGGATGGCCACCTCGATGTGGGTGCAATGGCCTGCCAGGTGCTCGTCCACCGAGTTGTCGAGCACCTCGGAAACACAGTGATGGAGGGCGCGCTCGTCGGTGCCGCCAATATACATGCCCGGTTTCTTTCGAACCGCCTCCAACCCCTCCAATTTGCCCAATTTCGAGGCATCATAACGATCGCCGACCGGTTGGTTTTCGGGTGTGGGAACGTCGTTGTGGTTGGCCATAAATCGATGCAGCAGCACGTTCGTTCGGGGTGGTTCGAACGCTGGAAAAAGACTAAAAATTACCAGAAAACAACACAACGCAAATCTCGGGATTTGATGGGGTGGCACCACAATTAGTTGGGGGGATGAAATGCGGTGGCTCTTACTAATGGTGGTGGCTGCTCTGGACGCTGGTGGAGTGTGTCCGGGAGGTCCGGCTGATCACGGAAAGGGTGGAGGGGCCTGGCCCCACGAGTTCCTTGTTTTCCTTCATCGGACACGACACGGGCTTGGTCAAGCTCTACAATCATCCGCCATTCCGGCGAGCTTACTGGAGAGCCTTGCGGGATGCGGCGGTTGGGCCGATGACCGCGGGCCGGGTGGCGGCAGCCATTGACGCGCGCAACCGGGCGTTGACGGCGAACCGCGTTTCGGTGGCCAGCACGACCGCCCTCAAGAGTTATCTTGCCGCCCGCAGAGATTACATCCTGACGCAGCTCGCGACCGTGACGGCACCCCTCGCGGTCACGTCCAACGGCGGGGCCAACTTCAGCTCCGACACTTCCACGGTCACCTTGACCGGCACGGCTCCGGTCGAGGTCAAGACCTTGCTCTTCAATGGTTCCCCGTTTCCTGTCAGTTTCACGAGCGTCACCGCGTGGCGGACCACGGTTCCCCTGAAGGCGGGGGCCAACCGGGTCGAGATTCAGGGCCTGGACTCGAATGGAACCCTATTGCCCGGCCTGCGAACGGAATTGACCATCACGTATACCGGCGCCTTGGAACGGCCCGAGGATCACCTCGTGATCAACGAGATTCTTTATCGTCCGTCTCAGACCAACGCCGCTTTTGTGGAGGTTTTCAACAATGCCTCCGCGACGGCTTTTGATTTGACCGGAGTGAGGATGGAGGGCGTTGACTTCGACTTTCCGGACGGCTTGATTTTGGGACCGCAAGCCTATGCCGTGATCGTGGACGACGCTCTTGCTTTTCGAGCTGCTTTTGGCGCCGTGCCCGTCGTGGGGACTTTCAATGGCAAACTCGACCGTGGAGGGGAGACTTTGCGATTGATCAGAAAGGCGGCGGCGGGCGCGCCCGAAATCGAGTATGATCGGGTGCGATTTGACGACGATTTGCCCTGGCCGCAGGCGGCCGCGACCAACGGTGCTTCTTTGCAGAGGATCGATCCCTCGCTGCCGGGCAACCGGTTGGCAAACTGGTCGGACAGCATGTCGTCCGGGTCGGTGACCACCACCGTGACCAATGTGACGACCGTAAGCTTGGTCGGTTATGGTTCCACCTGGAAGTTTCATCAGGGCGGCACGGATTTGGGAAGCGCCTGGAGAGGCAACACCTTTGCCGACAGTTCCTGGACGGCTGGGGCGGGACTGCATTATGTGGAGGATGCCGCTCTGCCCGCGGCCAAGGGCACCAGTCTGACCATCGGAAGGATGACCTATTACTTTCGGCATGCTTTCCAATTCAGTGGGAATCCGGCTGACGCCGTCCTCAAGCTTTCGGCCATCGTCGATGATGGAGCGGTTTTCTATTTGAACGGCGAGGAGGTCTTTCGGGTGGGCATGCCGGAAGGGGCGGTGAATTACGGCACGATGGCGAATCGGACCGTGACCGACGCGGTGGTGGAGGGTCCCTTCGATATCCCGGGTCGATTTCTTCGATCCGGGGAAAATGTGCTGGCCGTGGAAGTGCATCAAGTGGGCGCCGGAAGCACGGATGTGGCGTTCGGTGCTCAGTTGAGCGCCGTGGTGACGACGGTGACGACCACCACGATGACGGGAGGCGTTGGCGCGGCCGCGACGCCGGGCGCCGCGAACAGCGTCAAGGCCCGGCTGGATCCCTTTCCCGATTTGTGGATCAATGAAGTGCTGCCGAGGAACACGTTGGGAATCCGAGATCGGACTGGAAGCCTCGAACCCTGGGTTGAAGTGTTCAATGCGAGTCCCTCGACCGTGTCGGCGAAAGGTTTGTTCCTCTCGGATTCCGCCCGTGATCTGGTCCAATGGCCCTTTCCGGAGGATGTCCAGTTGGGAGGTCGTCAATTCCGAGTGATCTTTGCGGATGGCACGCCGGGCGAGCGCTCTGGAGCCGAGTTGCATACGGCTTTCAGGCTGGCTCCGACGCAGGGCATGGTTTTGCTCACGCGGATGCAGAACGGACGGCCGGCGGTCTTGGATTATGTCACGTATGGATTACCAGGCAGCGATCGCTCGGTGGGCTCCTACCCGGACGGGCAGGAAATCGAGCGCCAGGTTTTTCATGTGCCGACACCGGGCGGTCCGAACGATCCAACCTCCGTGCTGCCTCAAGTCCGGATCAACGAGTGGATGGCGGGGAACACGCGCAGTTTGGCGGATACCGCCGACGGCGATTTCGAGGATTGGTTCGAAATGCACAATGCTTCCACAGAACCCTTTGATTTGGGGGGATACTTTCTTTCAGACGTTTCCACCAACGCTGTCAAATTCGAGATTCCTCAAGGGACCCTCATTCCGGCGGGCGGTTTTCTTTTGGCGTGGGCCGATGAGGAGACAGGCCAGAATGGAACCGGGGGAGATTTGCATGTGAACTTCAAGCTGAGCTTGAGCGGCGAAGCGATCCTTCTCTTTGCGCCGGACGGACGCTTGGTTCATAGCGTCACGTTTGGAGTGCAAACCAACGACGTGAGCCAGGGCAGTCAGACGGATGGGGGATCGGCCTTCCAATTCTTCGTCAAGCCGACTCCCCGGGCTTCGAATGCACCAGGAAGCGGGCCACCTCCGAATCGTCCCCCCTTGATCGCGGGGATTCCAGGGCAGGCCATCCTCGCCGGCGCTGGGGTGAATCTTTTGGCCACGGCGACGGATCCCGATCTGCCGGCGCAGTTCTTGCGATTCTCGCTGGATGCGGGGGCGCCCCCGGGCGCGGTGATCGACCCCGTGAGCGGCCGCTTCAGTTGGACCTCTTCGGCGTCTCATTCGGGTTTGAGTTTCCCGGTGACCGTGCGGGTAACGGATAACGGATTGCCCCCGCTGTCCGGCACAGCCAGTTTCATGATCGCGGTGTCCTCGGCCAATCGTCCTCCGGTGATGGCCAGTGGTATTGAGGTGAGCGCGGAGGTTGGCCAACTCTGGAGGCTGACGTTGGCGGCGAGCGACCCGGATAGTCCGCCCCAAACGCTTCGGTATAGTTTTCAAAGCGCGGTTCCTCCGGGCCTGAGCCTTGATGCGGACGCGGGCGTTCTGAGCTGGACACCCGCCGCCCATCAGGCCGGTGAGCACACGATTCGCGTCCGGGCGACGGACAACGGCCAGCCGCCGCTGTTTGCGGAGATGTCCGTGAAGCTTCGAGTGAGCGCGGCTCCCGAAGGCTTGAGGATCGAGAGCCTCCGGGTGGCTCCGAACGGTGCGGTAACCCTGCAATGGCCGTCCTTGGCAGGCAGTCAGTATCGTGTCGAAATCCGGTTGGCCACGGGGGAAGGGAGTTGGATTCCTCTGCAAACATTGCGAGGGACCGGGGCGTCCTTGAGTTATCAAGACCATCCTGCGCCCGGGACTCGCCAGCGATTTTACAGGATCAACGTGTTGCCTTGATTGAGTCTGTGCGAGAAGGGGTGTGTGCATGACCCCAATCCACGGGTAACACGCAGCAACGCCTGTTTCCACGACGCCTGGAGGTGCGATGGACAGGTTCGCATCATCGACATTTCATCGATCGCGCCCGCGACAGCGGGCCGTTCTAAATCCGCGCCTCTTTCAGCCGCACGAACCACCTTTCGCGACCTCGTCGGGATTCTGACGCGCGGATTTAGGCATGATGCACCTTCTTGACGGTTTTCCGTCTCGCAGCCACGTTTTGGTCCATGCACCGATTTGTCTTGGCACTGCTCATGGGACTGGGATGCGGGAGTTCCTCAGTGTGGGGCTCGATTGCGAAACCTTGGGGAGAATTCCGAGGGCCGACCGGCCAGGGACATGCCTCGGTGAAGACGGTGCCCTTGCATTGGTCGGGCGAGAAGAATGTGGCGTGGAAAACAGTGATCCCTGGGGGTGGATGGTCCTCGCCGGTGGTGGATGATCGGGCGGTTTACGTGACTGCGGCCGAGCCTGCCGGGGGTGCTTCAAGTTTGACGCTGCGCGTCATCTCCCTGGACAAAGCGTCGGGCCAGGTGAATTGGGATGTGCCGGTCTTTCAACCGCAGGCGGGCAAGGTCGCGGGCATTCATAACAAGAACAGCCAGGCGAGTCCGACCCCTTTGATCGCCGGCGAGCGAGTCTATGTTCATTTTGGCCATTTGGGCACTGCGTGTTTGACCACGCGGGGCGCCCTGGTGTGGACCAATGAAAGTCTTTGGTATCCGCCGGTGCATGGCAATGGAGGATCACCGGCCCTTTTCGGGGATCGCCTCTACTTTTCCTGTGACGCGGGGGAGGATCCTTTTGTGGCGGCGGTTTCCACGAAGGATGGCAAGCTTGTCTGGAAAGTGAACCGGGAGACTCAGGCCAAGAAGACGTTTTCCTTTTCGACGCCGCTCGTGATTGAAGTGGGAGGAAGGAAGCAACTGATCAGTCCGGGCAGTGGTGTGGTGGGGGGCTACGATCCGGCGAACGGGACCGAGTTGTGGCGGGTGAATTATGGGGAAGGATACTCGGTGGTGCCTCGTCCGATTTTTGCCCACGGGCTGCTTTTTATCGGCACGGGATATGATCGTCCCAGTGTGCTGGCGATCCGCGCGGGGGGCACTGGCGATGTGACGCAGACCCACGTGGTTTGGAAAACCACGCGGGGCGCTCCCAACACGCCGTCGTTGCTGGTGGTGGGCGACGAGTTGTATATGGTTTCCGATGGAGGCATCCTGTCGTGCCTCGATGCGAAGACGGGCCGGGAGCACTGGCAGGAAAGGGTGGGTGGGAATGTGTCGGCTTCACCGGTCTACGCGGCGGGCCGGATCTATGTGCAAAACGAGGAAGGGCTTGGCGTAGTGGTGAAAGCC
This region of Verrucomicrobiota bacterium genomic DNA includes:
- the gyrA gene encoding DNA gyrase subunit A; this encodes MPDDNPPPVPGAPPPPPGNPTSIYTQHEKITKINVADEIKNSFLDYSMSVIISRALPDARDGLKPSQRRILFAMENLSLFPGRKHIKCAKICGDTSGNYHPHGEAVIYPTLVHMAQPWAMREKLVDGKGNFGSVEDDPPAAMRYTEARLTHLGAALLQDMDKDTVDFVPNYDERLTEPVVFPAAFPNLLVNGGTGIAVGMATNMAPHNLGEAIDAICAQVDRPQITIPELMAFIKGPDFPTGGIVCGLEGIRNYFNTGRGSLKLRGKIVMEQMKGGREQLVITEIPYNVNRAALEQQIAGLVNEKIIPEISGMRNESDEHCRLVLELKRDAIAKVVINNLYQHTQMEVSFSVNLLAIDHGRPKTLNLREIIQCYIDHRREVILRRTRFELRKAEERAEILEGYLCALRNLDEFIRIIRGSRNREEAKIKLLAFEWSRQQVEAWGLFIRSEARVASGFYSLSDRQVDSILELQLYRLTGLEIDKVRAEYAELLEKIKDLLDTLARESRVMGIIKSELLVIKEKHATPRRTELVPDEGDIAIEDLIANEAVIITLTHNGLVKRTSISSYRAQRRGGRGVIGMATREGSAVEGEETDFIEHLFTASTHDYLLFFTNTGRVYQERVHEIPDMGRAAKGRSIANLLELRPQEKVAALIRIVAKTGPQREDTTWQQPGFLLFATEQGTVKKTSLDEYANIRKDGIIAINIESGDRLIDVKLSSGASEVLLITHDGMSIRFSEEDVRPMGRATGGVRGINLEGSDRVVALALVESDSTLLVAGENGVGKRTGFDAYPLQSRAGKGVITMKTGEKTGGIAGALTVKENDEIMLITSAGQMVRIGVNHIRETGRIAMGVKLINLDDGDKLQAIAPVLGEDEKADSTELPTSEAPSGPN
- the gyrB gene encoding DNA topoisomerase (ATP-hydrolyzing) subunit B → MANHNDVPTPENQPVGDRYDASKLGKLEGLEAVRKKPGMYIGGTDERALHHCVSEVLDNSVDEHLAGHCTHIEVAIHVDGSISIRDNGRGIPVDIHPQYHIPGVELVLTTLHSGGKYGQGGYKFSGGTHGVGAKCVNAVSEWFEVEVSRDGLIHHMEFERGKTLKKLAVIGKAKGTGTLITFLPDREIFKETTEYKADHITTRLRELAFLNSGLKISFTDERAAESKTETFFFRDGIEEFVKQLNKNKETIHPKPIVFRKESKVATPDKEVEIYVDVVLQYNDSYSDQVLCYTNTVHNPDGGAHLSGFRSALTRAINQYARSNELLKEKDPQITGDDVREGLTAVISVKHSDPKFESQTKVKLISPEVESVVGSVAYEGLMSYFDGTPAVAKRILDKALNAARAREAARKAREAVRKSALTGGGLPGKLADCSDRDPVNTELFIVEGDSAGGSAKQGRDRRFQAILPIRGKLINVEKARLDKVLQNNEIRTMITAIGTGIGNGEGEGAFDLQKLRYHKVIIMTDADVDGSHIRTLLLTFFYRQMPQLINRGFVYIAQPPLYSIARKKRTEYVDDDVQLNRILIQIASEEVRLKNLADGRELTERNLQEVLELLESLDKHATFIRRQGGDFTAYVEHRSPQGDFPEHLIKVREGNEETTLYFVSNGEVDEYKASQPELFGTDTDFLEKKREGPIRRAKYCHLQHESKAVAELFKSLAQKGLQVEHFSAQDKPLFELIEGEGDRSVVTPLFSIPDILTHVKAVGKKGIQMYRFKGLGEMDAKELFETTMDPAKRKLLRIDLTDAIEAEDMFTKLMGDDVEPRRQFIEDNALNVRNLDV
- a CDS encoding PQQ-like beta-propeller repeat protein, with protein sequence MHRFVLALLMGLGCGSSSVWGSIAKPWGEFRGPTGQGHASVKTVPLHWSGEKNVAWKTVIPGGGWSSPVVDDRAVYVTAAEPAGGASSLTLRVISLDKASGQVNWDVPVFQPQAGKVAGIHNKNSQASPTPLIAGERVYVHFGHLGTACLTTRGALVWTNESLWYPPVHGNGGSPALFGDRLYFSCDAGEDPFVAAVSTKDGKLVWKVNRETQAKKTFSFSTPLVIEVGGRKQLISPGSGVVGGYDPANGTELWRVNYGEGYSVVPRPIFAHGLLFIGTGYDRPSVLAIRAGGTGDVTQTHVVWKTTRGAPNTPSLLVVGDELYMVSDGGILSCLDAKTGREHWQERVGGNVSASPVYAAGRIYVQNEEGLGVVVKAGRTFEKLAANDLKERTLASYAMEEGSIYIRSAKHVFKIRE